One genomic window of Arvicola amphibius chromosome 4, mArvAmp1.2, whole genome shotgun sequence includes the following:
- the Abhd8 gene encoding protein ABHD8: MLTGVTDGFFCCLLGTPPNAVRPLESVESSDGYTFVEVKPGRVLRVKHAGPALIPTPPPPPPPEGDPGVKTGLVRCQRRITVYRNGRLVVENLGRAPRADLQGRSGSGDPPAALEVELAEPAGGDARATPGSGRRRRPRRPKRTIHIDCEQRITSCKGAQADVVLFFIHGVGGSLAIWKEQLDFFVRLGYEVVAPDLAGHGASSAPQVAAAYTFYALAEDMRAIFMRYAKKRNVLIGHSYGVSFCTFLAHEYPDLVHKVIMINGGGPTALEPSLCSIFNMPTCVLHCLSPCLAWSFLKAGFARQGAKEKQLLKEGNAFNVSSFVLRAMMSGQYWPEGDEVYHAELTVPVLLVHGMHDKFVPVEEDQRMAEILLLAFLKLIEEGSHMVMLECPETVNTLLHEFLLWEPEPEAEPQPEPQPLQPEPTSGSEK; the protein is encoded by the exons ATGCTGACCGGGGTGACAGATGGTTTCTTCTGCTGCCTACTGGGGACACCCCCCAACGCAGTGCGGCCACTGGAGAGTGTTGAATCCAGCGACGGCTATACGTTTGTGGAAGTCAAGCCGGGCCGGGTGCTCCGGGTGAAGCATGCTGGTCCCGCGCTGATCCCCAcaccgccaccaccgccgccacccGAAGGCGATCCTGGGGTCAAGACCGGCCTCGTGCGTTGCCAGCGCCGCATCACGGTGTACCGCAATGGGAGGCTGGTGGTGGAGAATCTGGGTCGCGCGCCACGCGCAGACCTGCAAGGGCGCAGTGGCTCTGGGGACCCGCCCGCTGCTCTCGAGGTAGAACTGGCAGAGCCCGCAGGGGGCGACGCCCGGGCCACCCCAGGCAGCGGACGACGAAGGCGCCCCCGGCGTCCCAAGAGGACCATTCACATCGACTGCGAGCAGCGCATCACCAGCTGCAAGGGCGCACAGGCTGACGTGGTGCTGTTCTTCATCCACGGTGTGGGAGGCTCACTTGCCATCTGGAAAGAACAGCTGGACTTCTTTGTGCGACTTGGCTATGAGGTGGTGGCACCTGACCTGGCGGGTCACGGGGCCAGCTCTGCGCCGCAGGTGGCAGCTGCCTACACATTTTACGCACTTGCGGAGGACATGCGGGCCATCTTCATGCGCTACGCCAAGAAGCGCAATGTGCTCATTGGCCACTCTTACGG TGTCTCCTTCTGTACTTTCCTGGCCCACGAGTACCCAGATCTTGTGCACAAAGTGATAATGATCAACGGCGGGGGCCCTACAGCGCTGGAGCCCAGCCTCTGCTCCATTTTCAACATGCCCACGTGCGTCCTGCACTGCCTGtcgccctgcctggcctggagttTCCTCAA GGCCGGCTTTGCTCGCCAAGGGGctaaagagaagcagttgctgaAGGAGGGCAACGCATTCAATGTGTCCTCCTTCGTGTTACGGGCCATGATGAGTGGCCAGTACTGGCCGGAGGGCGATGAGGTCTACCATGCGGAGCTGACGGTGCCCGTGCTGCTGGTGCACGGCATGCACGACAAGTTCGTGCCGGTGGAGGAGGACCAACGCATGGCTGAG ATCCTGCTGTTGGCCTTTCTCAAGCTCATCGAGGAAGGCAGTCACATGGTGATGCTGGAGTGTCCTGAGACAGTGAACACGCTGCTGCATGAGTTCCTGTTGTGGGAGCCGGAGCCAGAGGCTGAGCCACAGCCCGAGCCACAGCCATTGCAACCAGAGCCGACCAGCGGCAGCGAGAAGTGA